A single Asterias rubens chromosome 13, eAstRub1.3, whole genome shotgun sequence DNA region contains:
- the LOC117298822 gene encoding major facilitator superfamily domain-containing protein 1-like — translation MAADEYQQHNSINSTHDYDEKRPLLRSGRDDIGDGGDDVELTGCAGACKVCDPRSAWHRYTFVLALVCLLSFGSYYCYDTPSALEDIIKEDLNVNTSQYVLLYSLYSWPNVILCFFGGFLIDKVFGIRVGTLVFGGFVLAGQCVFALGALLDNFTCMLAGRFIFGLGGENLAVAQNTYAVTWFKEKELNLVFGLQLSFSRIGSTLNMNVNKPIYDTFNTDLEPYTRLGLTLYVGAAMCLFSVICGIIIGLLDYRAEKVLKRESASTGDVIKLSDVKDFPLTLWLIFFICVFYYVTVFPFIGIGLVFFEEKYELSAASAGIVNSLVYFISAGASPFFGLVVDKTGRNVFWITLGTVITLACHMMLAFTFISPFIVMSIMGVAYSILACSLWTLVAFIMPEHQLGTSFGCMQSIQNLGLAVVTIIIGKIVDTSGYLMLEVFMCACLCVTIVFCVLLYLVDAARGSGLNLSAKDRKRLRETKEIGKDK, via the exons ATGGCAGCCGATGAGTATCAACAACATAACAGTATCAACAGTACCCACGATTACGATGAGAAAAGACCACTTTTGAGGAGCGGTCGAGATGACATTGGGGACGGAGGAGACGATGTAGAGTTGACGGGGTGCGCGGGGGCCTGCAAGGTCTGTGATCCCCGGAGCGCCTGGCATCGCTACACCTTCGTCCTTGCGCTCGTTTGCCTCCTAAGTTTCG GGAGTTATTATTGTTACGACACCCCATCTGCACTAGAGGACATTATAAAAGAG GATCTGAATGTAAACACATCTCAATATGTGTTGTTGTACTCACTTTACTCCTGGCCAAATGTCATCCTCTGCTTCTTTGGTGGATTTCTCATTGATAAAGTCTTCGGCATCAG AGTTGGGACCCTTGTGTTTGGTGGCTTCGTACTTGCAGGACAG TGTGTTTTTGCTCTTGGAGCCTTACTTGATAACTTCACATGTATGCTTGCGGGTAGATTTATCTTCGG GCTTGGGGGTGAGAATTTGGCCGTAGCGCAGAACACCTACGCAGTGACATGGTTCAAAGAGAAGGAGCTGAACTTAGTGTTTGGTCTACAACTCAGCTTCTCAAGAATA GGCAGCACCTTAAACATGAATGTAAATAAGCCCATCTATGACACATTCAACACAGATCTGGAGCCATATACACGTCTTGGATTGACTCTTTACGTAG GTGCAGCAATGTGTTTGTTCTCGGTAATCTGCGGCATAATCATTGGTCTCCTTGACTACAGAGCTGAGAAAGTACTCAAAAGAGAGAGTGCAAGTACAG gtGATGTCATCAAATTATCGGACGTGAAAGATTTCCCACTCACTCTCTGGTTGATCTTCTTCATCTGTGTCTTCTACTACGTGACTGTCTTCCCGTTCATTGGTATCGGGCT GGTGTTCTTTGAGGAGAAATATGAGCTGAGTGCCGCCTCGGCCGGCATCGTCAACAGCCTGGTATACTTCATCTCAGCAGGAGCCTCTCCGTTCTTTGGACTCGTTGTTGACAAGACGGGCCGTAATGTCTTCTGGATAACCTTGGGTACTGTCATCACGCTTGCCTGTCACATGATGTTAGCGTTCACCTTCATCTCTCCATTTATcgttatg AGCATCATGGGAGTGGCCTATTCTATCTTGGCGTGTTCTCTGTGGACCTTGGTTGCATTCATCATGCCTGAACACCAACTTGGAACATCGTTCGGCTG CATGCAGTCCATCCAGAACCTCGGACTTGCTGTGGTCACTATCATCATAGGAAAAATAGTGGACACAAGTGGCTATCTCATGCTAGAAGTCTTCATGTGTGCTTGTCTGTGTG TGACCATCGTGTTCTGTGTGTTGCTGTACCTTGTAGACGCGGCACGTGGAAGCGGCTTAAATCTGTCAGCCAAGGACAGGAAACGGCTCAGAGAAACAAAAGAAATAGGCAAAGATAAATAA